In one Excalfactoria chinensis isolate bCotChi1 chromosome 17, bCotChi1.hap2, whole genome shotgun sequence genomic region, the following are encoded:
- the EXOC7 gene encoding exocyst complex component 7 isoform X8, translating into MIPTEEMSARRREIEDKLKQEEETLSFIKESLEKSDQLTKNMVSILSSFESRLMKLENSIIPVHKQTENLQRLQENVEKTLSCLDHVISYYHVAKDTEKIIKEGPTGRLEEYLNCMDKIQKAVEYFQDNNPDSPELNRVKSLFERGKESLESEFRSLMTRHTKPVPPILILDLISGDDEMDTQEEMALEHLPESVLHDVIRISGWLVENGRNQDFMTVYFQIRSVQLDRSIKGLKDHFRKNSSSTGVPYSPAIQNKRKDTPTKKPIKRPGRDDVFDIEIDAYIHCVSAFVKLAQSEYQLLTEIVPEHHQKKTFDSLIQESLDNLIMEGDNIVSAARKAIIRHDYSAVLTIFPILKHLKQMKPEFDQVLQGTAAGTKNKLPGLITSMETTGAKALEEFADNIKNDPDKEYNMPKDGTVHELTSNAILFLQQLLDFQETAGAMLASQVLGDTYNIPLDPRETSSSASSYSSEFSRRLLSTYICKVLGNLQLNLLSKSKVYEDPALSAIFLHNNYNYILKSLEKSELIQLVAVTQKTAERSYRELIEQQIQTYQRSWLKVTDYISERNLPVFQPGVKLKDKERQMIKERFKGFNDGLEELCKIQKAWAIPDVEQRDKIRRAQKTIVKETYGAFLNRYSNVPFTKNPEKYIKYQVDQVGEMIERLFDTSA; encoded by the exons ATGATCCCCACCGAGGAGATGTCGGCCCGCAGGAGGGAGATCGAGGACAAGCTCAAGCAG gaagaagaaactCTGTCCTTTATCAAAGAGAGTCTTGAGAAGAGCGACCAGCTCACGAAGAACATG GTTTCtatcctttcttcctttgaaagtCGTTTGATGAAGCTGGAGAACTCGATCATCCCTGTCCATAAACAGACAGAGAATCTACAGCGCTTGCAGGAGAACGTGGAAAAAACCTTGTCCTGCTTGGATCACGTCATCAGTTACTACCATGTGGCTAAGGACACAGAGAAGATCATAAAGGAAGG cccCACTGGCAGACTGGAGGAGTACTTGAATTGCATGGACAAAATCCAGAAAGCAGTGGAATACTTCCAGGACAACAATCCAGACAGCCCAGAGCTGAACCGTGTG AAATCCCTCTTTGAGAGGGGAAAAGAGTCCTTGGAATCCGAGTTCCGCAGCTTGATGACGCGACACACCAAGCCTGTCCCACCCATCCTCATCCTGGACCTGATCAGTGGAGATGATGAAATGGACACACAGGAGGAGATGGCACTGGAGCACCTCCCAGAGAGTGTCCTGCACGATGTCATCCGCATCTCTGGCTGGCTGGTGGAAAATGGCAGGAATCAAG ATTTCATGACAGTGTACTTTCAAATCCGTTCTGTCCAGCTCGACCGCTCCATCAAGGGGCTGAAAGACCACTTCCGTAAGAACAGCTCTTCTACAGGGGTCCCGTATTCCCCTGCCATtcagaacaaaaggaaggaCACTCCTACCAAAAAGCCAATCAAGAGACCAG GGAGGGATGATGTGTTCGACATCGAGATCGATGCGTATATTCACTGTGTGAGTGCCTTTGTCAAACTGGCCCAGAGTGAGTACCAGCTCCTGACAGAAATCGTCCCAGAGCATCACCAGAAGAAGACTTTTGattccctcatccag GAGTCATTAGATAACTTGATCATGGAGGGTGATAACATTGTCTCAGCAGCCCGGAAAGCCATCATCCGACATGACTATTCAGCTGTGCTCACCATCTTCCCCATCCTCAAGCACCTCAAGCAGATGAAGCCAGAATTTGACCAGGTCTTGCAG GGAACTGCAGCAGGCACAAAGAACAAACTGCCAGGGCTGATCACTTCCATGGAGACAACTGGTGCGAAGGCCCTGGAAGAGTTTGCTGACAACATTAAG aaTGATCCAGACAAGGAATATAACATGCCGAAAGATGGGACAGTTCATGAACTCACCAGCAAC gCCATCCTTTTCCTACAGCAATTGTTGGATTTCCAGGAGACAGCAGGTGCCATGCTGGCATCTCAAG TTCTTGGGGACACATACAATATTCCTTTAGATCCCAGAG agaCCAGCTCTTCAGCTAGTAGTTACAGCTCGGAGttcagcaggaggctgctgagTACCTACATCT GCAAAGTGCTGGGCAACTTGCAGCTTAACCTTCTTAGTAAATCCAAGGTTTATGAAGACCCAGCTTTGAGTGCCATATTTCTGCACAACAACTACAACTACATTCTGAAATCTCTGGAGAA gTCTGAGCTGATCCAGTTGGTAGCTGTGACACAGAAGACAGCTGAGAGGTCTTACCGGGAGCTCATTGAACAGCAGATCCAGACCTACCAGCGCAG CTGGTTAAAGGTGACAGATTACATCTCGGAGAGAAATCTGCCTGTCTTTCAACCAGGAGTGAAG CTCAAGGATAAGGAGAGGCAGATGATAAAGGAGCGCTTTAAG GGCTTTAATGAtgggctggaggagctgtgcaAGATCCAGAAAGCCTGGGCAATCCCAGACGTGGAGCAGCGGGACAAAATTCGCCGGGCACAGAAAACCATTGTGAAAGAGACCTATGGTGCCTTCCTGAACAG gtATAGCAATGTGCCCTTCACCAAGAACCCTGAGAAGTACATCAAATACCAGGTCGACCAGGTGGGAGAGATGATTGAAAGGCTGTTTGACACATCAGCGTAA
- the EXOC7 gene encoding exocyst complex component 7 isoform X6 gives MIPTEEMSARRREIEDKLKQEEETLSFIKESLEKSDQLTKNMVSILSSFESRLMKLENSIIPVHKQTENLQRLQENVEKTLSCLDHVISYYHVAKDTEKIIKEGPTGRLEEYLNCMDKIQKAVEYFQDNNPDSPELNRVKSLFERGKESLESEFRSLMTRHTKPVPPILILDLISGDDEMDTQEEMALEHLPESVLHDVIRISGWLVENGRNQDFMTVYFQIRSVQLDRSIKGLKDHFRKNSSSTGVPYSPAIQNKRKDTPTKKPIKRPGTIRKAQNLLKQYSQHGLDGKKGASNLIPMEGRDDVFDIEIDAYIHCVSAFVKLAQSEYQLLTEIVPEHHQKKTFDSLIQESLDNLIMEGDNIVSAARKAIIRHDYSAVLTIFPILKHLKQMKPEFDQVLQGTAAGTKNKLPGLITSMETTGAKALEEFADNIKNDPDKEYNMPKDGTVHELTSNAILFLQQLLDFQETAGAMLASQETSSSASSYSSEFSRRLLSTYICKVLGNLQLNLLSKSKVYEDPALSAIFLHNNYNYILKSLEKSELIQLVAVTQKTAERSYRELIEQQIQTYQRSWLKVTDYISERNLPVFQPGVKLKDKERQMIKERFKGFNDGLEELCKIQKAWAIPDVEQRDKIRRAQKTIVKETYGAFLNRYSNVPFTKNPEKYIKYQVDQVGEMIERLFDTSA, from the exons ATGATCCCCACCGAGGAGATGTCGGCCCGCAGGAGGGAGATCGAGGACAAGCTCAAGCAG gaagaagaaactCTGTCCTTTATCAAAGAGAGTCTTGAGAAGAGCGACCAGCTCACGAAGAACATG GTTTCtatcctttcttcctttgaaagtCGTTTGATGAAGCTGGAGAACTCGATCATCCCTGTCCATAAACAGACAGAGAATCTACAGCGCTTGCAGGAGAACGTGGAAAAAACCTTGTCCTGCTTGGATCACGTCATCAGTTACTACCATGTGGCTAAGGACACAGAGAAGATCATAAAGGAAGG cccCACTGGCAGACTGGAGGAGTACTTGAATTGCATGGACAAAATCCAGAAAGCAGTGGAATACTTCCAGGACAACAATCCAGACAGCCCAGAGCTGAACCGTGTG AAATCCCTCTTTGAGAGGGGAAAAGAGTCCTTGGAATCCGAGTTCCGCAGCTTGATGACGCGACACACCAAGCCTGTCCCACCCATCCTCATCCTGGACCTGATCAGTGGAGATGATGAAATGGACACACAGGAGGAGATGGCACTGGAGCACCTCCCAGAGAGTGTCCTGCACGATGTCATCCGCATCTCTGGCTGGCTGGTGGAAAATGGCAGGAATCAAG ATTTCATGACAGTGTACTTTCAAATCCGTTCTGTCCAGCTCGACCGCTCCATCAAGGGGCTGAAAGACCACTTCCGTAAGAACAGCTCTTCTACAGGGGTCCCGTATTCCCCTGCCATtcagaacaaaaggaaggaCACTCCTACCAAAAAGCCAATCAAGAGACCAG GCACGATCCGTAAGGCTCAGAACCTTCTGAAACAGTACTCTCAGCATGGTCTAGATGGGAAAAAGGGGGCCTCTAACCTCATTCCTATGGAAG GGAGGGATGATGTGTTCGACATCGAGATCGATGCGTATATTCACTGTGTGAGTGCCTTTGTCAAACTGGCCCAGAGTGAGTACCAGCTCCTGACAGAAATCGTCCCAGAGCATCACCAGAAGAAGACTTTTGattccctcatccag GAGTCATTAGATAACTTGATCATGGAGGGTGATAACATTGTCTCAGCAGCCCGGAAAGCCATCATCCGACATGACTATTCAGCTGTGCTCACCATCTTCCCCATCCTCAAGCACCTCAAGCAGATGAAGCCAGAATTTGACCAGGTCTTGCAG GGAACTGCAGCAGGCACAAAGAACAAACTGCCAGGGCTGATCACTTCCATGGAGACAACTGGTGCGAAGGCCCTGGAAGAGTTTGCTGACAACATTAAG aaTGATCCAGACAAGGAATATAACATGCCGAAAGATGGGACAGTTCATGAACTCACCAGCAAC gCCATCCTTTTCCTACAGCAATTGTTGGATTTCCAGGAGACAGCAGGTGCCATGCTGGCATCTCAAG agaCCAGCTCTTCAGCTAGTAGTTACAGCTCGGAGttcagcaggaggctgctgagTACCTACATCT GCAAAGTGCTGGGCAACTTGCAGCTTAACCTTCTTAGTAAATCCAAGGTTTATGAAGACCCAGCTTTGAGTGCCATATTTCTGCACAACAACTACAACTACATTCTGAAATCTCTGGAGAA gTCTGAGCTGATCCAGTTGGTAGCTGTGACACAGAAGACAGCTGAGAGGTCTTACCGGGAGCTCATTGAACAGCAGATCCAGACCTACCAGCGCAG CTGGTTAAAGGTGACAGATTACATCTCGGAGAGAAATCTGCCTGTCTTTCAACCAGGAGTGAAG CTCAAGGATAAGGAGAGGCAGATGATAAAGGAGCGCTTTAAG GGCTTTAATGAtgggctggaggagctgtgcaAGATCCAGAAAGCCTGGGCAATCCCAGACGTGGAGCAGCGGGACAAAATTCGCCGGGCACAGAAAACCATTGTGAAAGAGACCTATGGTGCCTTCCTGAACAG gtATAGCAATGTGCCCTTCACCAAGAACCCTGAGAAGTACATCAAATACCAGGTCGACCAGGTGGGAGAGATGATTGAAAGGCTGTTTGACACATCAGCGTAA
- the EXOC7 gene encoding exocyst complex component 7 isoform X7 encodes MIPTEEMSARRREIEDKLKQEEETLSFIKESLEKSDQLTKNMVSILSSFESRLMKLENSIIPVHKQTENLQRLQENVEKTLSCLDHVISYYHVAKDTEKIIKEGPTGRLEEYLNCMDKIQKAVEYFQDNNPDSPELNRVKSLFERGKESLESEFRSLMTRHTKPVPPILILDLISGDDEMDTQEEMALEHLPESVLHDVIRISGWLVENGRNQDFMTVYFQIRSVQLDRSIKGLKDHFRKNSSSTGVPYSPAIQNKRKDTPTKKPIKRPGHEHDLRVKHLSDTLSDKHGPVAGRDDVFDIEIDAYIHCVSAFVKLAQSEYQLLTEIVPEHHQKKTFDSLIQESLDNLIMEGDNIVSAARKAIIRHDYSAVLTIFPILKHLKQMKPEFDQVLQGTAAGTKNKLPGLITSMETTGAKALEEFADNIKNDPDKEYNMPKDGTVHELTSNAILFLQQLLDFQETAGAMLASQETSSSASSYSSEFSRRLLSTYICKVLGNLQLNLLSKSKVYEDPALSAIFLHNNYNYILKSLEKSELIQLVAVTQKTAERSYRELIEQQIQTYQRSWLKVTDYISERNLPVFQPGVKLKDKERQMIKERFKGFNDGLEELCKIQKAWAIPDVEQRDKIRRAQKTIVKETYGAFLNRYSNVPFTKNPEKYIKYQVDQVGEMIERLFDTSA; translated from the exons ATGATCCCCACCGAGGAGATGTCGGCCCGCAGGAGGGAGATCGAGGACAAGCTCAAGCAG gaagaagaaactCTGTCCTTTATCAAAGAGAGTCTTGAGAAGAGCGACCAGCTCACGAAGAACATG GTTTCtatcctttcttcctttgaaagtCGTTTGATGAAGCTGGAGAACTCGATCATCCCTGTCCATAAACAGACAGAGAATCTACAGCGCTTGCAGGAGAACGTGGAAAAAACCTTGTCCTGCTTGGATCACGTCATCAGTTACTACCATGTGGCTAAGGACACAGAGAAGATCATAAAGGAAGG cccCACTGGCAGACTGGAGGAGTACTTGAATTGCATGGACAAAATCCAGAAAGCAGTGGAATACTTCCAGGACAACAATCCAGACAGCCCAGAGCTGAACCGTGTG AAATCCCTCTTTGAGAGGGGAAAAGAGTCCTTGGAATCCGAGTTCCGCAGCTTGATGACGCGACACACCAAGCCTGTCCCACCCATCCTCATCCTGGACCTGATCAGTGGAGATGATGAAATGGACACACAGGAGGAGATGGCACTGGAGCACCTCCCAGAGAGTGTCCTGCACGATGTCATCCGCATCTCTGGCTGGCTGGTGGAAAATGGCAGGAATCAAG ATTTCATGACAGTGTACTTTCAAATCCGTTCTGTCCAGCTCGACCGCTCCATCAAGGGGCTGAAAGACCACTTCCGTAAGAACAGCTCTTCTACAGGGGTCCCGTATTCCCCTGCCATtcagaacaaaaggaaggaCACTCCTACCAAAAAGCCAATCAAGAGACCAG GTCATGAGCATGATTTACGAGTTAAACACCTTTCCGATACCCTGAGCGACAAGCATGGGCCGGTTGCTG GGAGGGATGATGTGTTCGACATCGAGATCGATGCGTATATTCACTGTGTGAGTGCCTTTGTCAAACTGGCCCAGAGTGAGTACCAGCTCCTGACAGAAATCGTCCCAGAGCATCACCAGAAGAAGACTTTTGattccctcatccag GAGTCATTAGATAACTTGATCATGGAGGGTGATAACATTGTCTCAGCAGCCCGGAAAGCCATCATCCGACATGACTATTCAGCTGTGCTCACCATCTTCCCCATCCTCAAGCACCTCAAGCAGATGAAGCCAGAATTTGACCAGGTCTTGCAG GGAACTGCAGCAGGCACAAAGAACAAACTGCCAGGGCTGATCACTTCCATGGAGACAACTGGTGCGAAGGCCCTGGAAGAGTTTGCTGACAACATTAAG aaTGATCCAGACAAGGAATATAACATGCCGAAAGATGGGACAGTTCATGAACTCACCAGCAAC gCCATCCTTTTCCTACAGCAATTGTTGGATTTCCAGGAGACAGCAGGTGCCATGCTGGCATCTCAAG agaCCAGCTCTTCAGCTAGTAGTTACAGCTCGGAGttcagcaggaggctgctgagTACCTACATCT GCAAAGTGCTGGGCAACTTGCAGCTTAACCTTCTTAGTAAATCCAAGGTTTATGAAGACCCAGCTTTGAGTGCCATATTTCTGCACAACAACTACAACTACATTCTGAAATCTCTGGAGAA gTCTGAGCTGATCCAGTTGGTAGCTGTGACACAGAAGACAGCTGAGAGGTCTTACCGGGAGCTCATTGAACAGCAGATCCAGACCTACCAGCGCAG CTGGTTAAAGGTGACAGATTACATCTCGGAGAGAAATCTGCCTGTCTTTCAACCAGGAGTGAAG CTCAAGGATAAGGAGAGGCAGATGATAAAGGAGCGCTTTAAG GGCTTTAATGAtgggctggaggagctgtgcaAGATCCAGAAAGCCTGGGCAATCCCAGACGTGGAGCAGCGGGACAAAATTCGCCGGGCACAGAAAACCATTGTGAAAGAGACCTATGGTGCCTTCCTGAACAG gtATAGCAATGTGCCCTTCACCAAGAACCCTGAGAAGTACATCAAATACCAGGTCGACCAGGTGGGAGAGATGATTGAAAGGCTGTTTGACACATCAGCGTAA
- the EXOC7 gene encoding exocyst complex component 7 isoform X4: MIPTEEMSARRREIEDKLKQEEETLSFIKESLEKSDQLTKNMVSILSSFESRLMKLENSIIPVHKQTENLQRLQENVEKTLSCLDHVISYYHVAKDTEKIIKEGPTGRLEEYLNCMDKIQKAVEYFQDNNPDSPELNRVKSLFERGKESLESEFRSLMTRHTKPVPPILILDLISGDDEMDTQEEMALEHLPESVLHDVIRISGWLVENGRNQDFMTVYFQIRSVQLDRSIKGLKDHFRKNSSSTGVPYSPAIQNKRKDTPTKKPIKRPVLIPGHEHDLRVKHLSDTLSDKHGPVAGRDDVFDIEIDAYIHCVSAFVKLAQSEYQLLTEIVPEHHQKKTFDSLIQESLDNLIMEGDNIVSAARKAIIRHDYSAVLTIFPILKHLKQMKPEFDQVLQGTAAGTKNKLPGLITSMETTGAKALEEFADNIKNDPDKEYNMPKDGTVHELTSNAILFLQQLLDFQETAGAMLASQVLGDTYNIPLDPRETSSSASSYSSEFSRRLLSTYICKVLGNLQLNLLSKSKVYEDPALSAIFLHNNYNYILKSLEKSELIQLVAVTQKTAERSYRELIEQQIQTYQRSWLKVTDYISERNLPVFQPGVKLKDKERQMIKERFKGFNDGLEELCKIQKAWAIPDVEQRDKIRRAQKTIVKETYGAFLNRYSNVPFTKNPEKYIKYQVDQVGEMIERLFDTSA; encoded by the exons ATGATCCCCACCGAGGAGATGTCGGCCCGCAGGAGGGAGATCGAGGACAAGCTCAAGCAG gaagaagaaactCTGTCCTTTATCAAAGAGAGTCTTGAGAAGAGCGACCAGCTCACGAAGAACATG GTTTCtatcctttcttcctttgaaagtCGTTTGATGAAGCTGGAGAACTCGATCATCCCTGTCCATAAACAGACAGAGAATCTACAGCGCTTGCAGGAGAACGTGGAAAAAACCTTGTCCTGCTTGGATCACGTCATCAGTTACTACCATGTGGCTAAGGACACAGAGAAGATCATAAAGGAAGG cccCACTGGCAGACTGGAGGAGTACTTGAATTGCATGGACAAAATCCAGAAAGCAGTGGAATACTTCCAGGACAACAATCCAGACAGCCCAGAGCTGAACCGTGTG AAATCCCTCTTTGAGAGGGGAAAAGAGTCCTTGGAATCCGAGTTCCGCAGCTTGATGACGCGACACACCAAGCCTGTCCCACCCATCCTCATCCTGGACCTGATCAGTGGAGATGATGAAATGGACACACAGGAGGAGATGGCACTGGAGCACCTCCCAGAGAGTGTCCTGCACGATGTCATCCGCATCTCTGGCTGGCTGGTGGAAAATGGCAGGAATCAAG ATTTCATGACAGTGTACTTTCAAATCCGTTCTGTCCAGCTCGACCGCTCCATCAAGGGGCTGAAAGACCACTTCCGTAAGAACAGCTCTTCTACAGGGGTCCCGTATTCCCCTGCCATtcagaacaaaaggaaggaCACTCCTACCAAAAAGCCAATCAAGAGACCAG TCCTCATCCCAG GTCATGAGCATGATTTACGAGTTAAACACCTTTCCGATACCCTGAGCGACAAGCATGGGCCGGTTGCTG GGAGGGATGATGTGTTCGACATCGAGATCGATGCGTATATTCACTGTGTGAGTGCCTTTGTCAAACTGGCCCAGAGTGAGTACCAGCTCCTGACAGAAATCGTCCCAGAGCATCACCAGAAGAAGACTTTTGattccctcatccag GAGTCATTAGATAACTTGATCATGGAGGGTGATAACATTGTCTCAGCAGCCCGGAAAGCCATCATCCGACATGACTATTCAGCTGTGCTCACCATCTTCCCCATCCTCAAGCACCTCAAGCAGATGAAGCCAGAATTTGACCAGGTCTTGCAG GGAACTGCAGCAGGCACAAAGAACAAACTGCCAGGGCTGATCACTTCCATGGAGACAACTGGTGCGAAGGCCCTGGAAGAGTTTGCTGACAACATTAAG aaTGATCCAGACAAGGAATATAACATGCCGAAAGATGGGACAGTTCATGAACTCACCAGCAAC gCCATCCTTTTCCTACAGCAATTGTTGGATTTCCAGGAGACAGCAGGTGCCATGCTGGCATCTCAAG TTCTTGGGGACACATACAATATTCCTTTAGATCCCAGAG agaCCAGCTCTTCAGCTAGTAGTTACAGCTCGGAGttcagcaggaggctgctgagTACCTACATCT GCAAAGTGCTGGGCAACTTGCAGCTTAACCTTCTTAGTAAATCCAAGGTTTATGAAGACCCAGCTTTGAGTGCCATATTTCTGCACAACAACTACAACTACATTCTGAAATCTCTGGAGAA gTCTGAGCTGATCCAGTTGGTAGCTGTGACACAGAAGACAGCTGAGAGGTCTTACCGGGAGCTCATTGAACAGCAGATCCAGACCTACCAGCGCAG CTGGTTAAAGGTGACAGATTACATCTCGGAGAGAAATCTGCCTGTCTTTCAACCAGGAGTGAAG CTCAAGGATAAGGAGAGGCAGATGATAAAGGAGCGCTTTAAG GGCTTTAATGAtgggctggaggagctgtgcaAGATCCAGAAAGCCTGGGCAATCCCAGACGTGGAGCAGCGGGACAAAATTCGCCGGGCACAGAAAACCATTGTGAAAGAGACCTATGGTGCCTTCCTGAACAG gtATAGCAATGTGCCCTTCACCAAGAACCCTGAGAAGTACATCAAATACCAGGTCGACCAGGTGGGAGAGATGATTGAAAGGCTGTTTGACACATCAGCGTAA
- the EXOC7 gene encoding exocyst complex component 7 isoform X2, protein MIPTEEMSARRREIEDKLKQEEETLSFIKESLEKSDQLTKNMVSILSSFESRLMKLENSIIPVHKQTENLQRLQENVEKTLSCLDHVISYYHVAKDTEKIIKEGPTGRLEEYLNCMDKIQKAVEYFQDNNPDSPELNRVKSLFERGKESLESEFRSLMTRHTKPVPPILILDLISGDDEMDTQEEMALEHLPESVLHDVIRISGWLVENGRNQDFMTVYFQIRSVQLDRSIKGLKDHFRKNSSSTGVPYSPAIQNKRKDTPTKKPIKRPGTIRKAQNLLKQYSQHGLDGKKGASNLIPMEGHEHDLRVKHLSDTLSDKHGPVAGRDDVFDIEIDAYIHCVSAFVKLAQSEYQLLTEIVPEHHQKKTFDSLIQESLDNLIMEGDNIVSAARKAIIRHDYSAVLTIFPILKHLKQMKPEFDQVLQGTAAGTKNKLPGLITSMETTGAKALEEFADNIKNDPDKEYNMPKDGTVHELTSNAILFLQQLLDFQETAGAMLASQETSSSASSYSSEFSRRLLSTYICKVLGNLQLNLLSKSKVYEDPALSAIFLHNNYNYILKSLEKSELIQLVAVTQKTAERSYRELIEQQIQTYQRSWLKVTDYISERNLPVFQPGVKLKDKERQMIKERFKGFNDGLEELCKIQKAWAIPDVEQRDKIRRAQKTIVKETYGAFLNRYSNVPFTKNPEKYIKYQVDQVGEMIERLFDTSA, encoded by the exons ATGATCCCCACCGAGGAGATGTCGGCCCGCAGGAGGGAGATCGAGGACAAGCTCAAGCAG gaagaagaaactCTGTCCTTTATCAAAGAGAGTCTTGAGAAGAGCGACCAGCTCACGAAGAACATG GTTTCtatcctttcttcctttgaaagtCGTTTGATGAAGCTGGAGAACTCGATCATCCCTGTCCATAAACAGACAGAGAATCTACAGCGCTTGCAGGAGAACGTGGAAAAAACCTTGTCCTGCTTGGATCACGTCATCAGTTACTACCATGTGGCTAAGGACACAGAGAAGATCATAAAGGAAGG cccCACTGGCAGACTGGAGGAGTACTTGAATTGCATGGACAAAATCCAGAAAGCAGTGGAATACTTCCAGGACAACAATCCAGACAGCCCAGAGCTGAACCGTGTG AAATCCCTCTTTGAGAGGGGAAAAGAGTCCTTGGAATCCGAGTTCCGCAGCTTGATGACGCGACACACCAAGCCTGTCCCACCCATCCTCATCCTGGACCTGATCAGTGGAGATGATGAAATGGACACACAGGAGGAGATGGCACTGGAGCACCTCCCAGAGAGTGTCCTGCACGATGTCATCCGCATCTCTGGCTGGCTGGTGGAAAATGGCAGGAATCAAG ATTTCATGACAGTGTACTTTCAAATCCGTTCTGTCCAGCTCGACCGCTCCATCAAGGGGCTGAAAGACCACTTCCGTAAGAACAGCTCTTCTACAGGGGTCCCGTATTCCCCTGCCATtcagaacaaaaggaaggaCACTCCTACCAAAAAGCCAATCAAGAGACCAG GCACGATCCGTAAGGCTCAGAACCTTCTGAAACAGTACTCTCAGCATGGTCTAGATGGGAAAAAGGGGGCCTCTAACCTCATTCCTATGGAAG GTCATGAGCATGATTTACGAGTTAAACACCTTTCCGATACCCTGAGCGACAAGCATGGGCCGGTTGCTG GGAGGGATGATGTGTTCGACATCGAGATCGATGCGTATATTCACTGTGTGAGTGCCTTTGTCAAACTGGCCCAGAGTGAGTACCAGCTCCTGACAGAAATCGTCCCAGAGCATCACCAGAAGAAGACTTTTGattccctcatccag GAGTCATTAGATAACTTGATCATGGAGGGTGATAACATTGTCTCAGCAGCCCGGAAAGCCATCATCCGACATGACTATTCAGCTGTGCTCACCATCTTCCCCATCCTCAAGCACCTCAAGCAGATGAAGCCAGAATTTGACCAGGTCTTGCAG GGAACTGCAGCAGGCACAAAGAACAAACTGCCAGGGCTGATCACTTCCATGGAGACAACTGGTGCGAAGGCCCTGGAAGAGTTTGCTGACAACATTAAG aaTGATCCAGACAAGGAATATAACATGCCGAAAGATGGGACAGTTCATGAACTCACCAGCAAC gCCATCCTTTTCCTACAGCAATTGTTGGATTTCCAGGAGACAGCAGGTGCCATGCTGGCATCTCAAG agaCCAGCTCTTCAGCTAGTAGTTACAGCTCGGAGttcagcaggaggctgctgagTACCTACATCT GCAAAGTGCTGGGCAACTTGCAGCTTAACCTTCTTAGTAAATCCAAGGTTTATGAAGACCCAGCTTTGAGTGCCATATTTCTGCACAACAACTACAACTACATTCTGAAATCTCTGGAGAA gTCTGAGCTGATCCAGTTGGTAGCTGTGACACAGAAGACAGCTGAGAGGTCTTACCGGGAGCTCATTGAACAGCAGATCCAGACCTACCAGCGCAG CTGGTTAAAGGTGACAGATTACATCTCGGAGAGAAATCTGCCTGTCTTTCAACCAGGAGTGAAG CTCAAGGATAAGGAGAGGCAGATGATAAAGGAGCGCTTTAAG GGCTTTAATGAtgggctggaggagctgtgcaAGATCCAGAAAGCCTGGGCAATCCCAGACGTGGAGCAGCGGGACAAAATTCGCCGGGCACAGAAAACCATTGTGAAAGAGACCTATGGTGCCTTCCTGAACAG gtATAGCAATGTGCCCTTCACCAAGAACCCTGAGAAGTACATCAAATACCAGGTCGACCAGGTGGGAGAGATGATTGAAAGGCTGTTTGACACATCAGCGTAA